In one Scomber japonicus isolate fScoJap1 chromosome 6, fScoJap1.pri, whole genome shotgun sequence genomic region, the following are encoded:
- the LOC128361054 gene encoding alpha-2-macroglobulin-like: MGRPGIQLQTWTLCVLLSWMCVGLTEARPQYMVTIPAVMEAGAETRFCVSLLQSTETVDMTVTLMSNVENTTLLKQSTDKDLHQCISFTSPTVQDTEVQTLEVEVRSNRYHSREVRKVMFKAYRPMTFIQTDKPIYLPGQTVSFRVLSMDTKFRPVNSVYNIIEIEDPQSNRIGQWQNETSDSKILQFSYSLNSEAREGVYQVIVTSGEVKFYHRFKVEKYVLPKFDVTLKVPDEVSIEEEYITVDVCAKYTFGQPVPGSVKFEMCRPLSHYFGHIYEITPEGGVPDIGAPCHKETKQMDKKGCATLTIKMSTFTKIGEKAVQDALDIKAQVEEEGTGISHQQGKRTIISYVLGKLSFIDTPKIYEEGSTVEGKVKAVYHNDTPIADKPLYLFEGQHWFQKQHQNLTTDSNGIATFSFSPATFQRDIYLTISTEPTRAYTLYRTPYYEAGEHTLSLMEQASPDTKSVSFLEVKKKDGPLPCESEEDISIKYTVAGEAQGSADLMYLILSRGAILMLGSKQIQVEDKPVTEGEVSFKLKVSPEMAPGIVVVAYAILPSETVMAHSADISTEKCFSHKVLLEFSQSSAVPGEESTMQLTAQPGSLCGVSAVDQSVHIKEPGKTVNADKIFDLLPVTKASYIPYEVFDSESCMHVRPRRYVFPRRDRTDDAHTVFQNNGLKMATNVFIRVPTCLQYRGREYYYGLYGEFVSTFFLLYDVNCVIATIHFCAPPGPDRSLGGLPPPPIVTVRSFFPETWIWDLVEIGESGTKDVPVTVPDTITTWETEAFCLSPHGFGLAPRKEFTVFQPFFLELSLPYSVIRGEQFELKATVFSYQSNCMMVTVTPGPSLDYNLTPRSGNQYTSCLCNSGRKTLTWTMVPTSLGVMNVTVSAEAVASQVSCDNEIVSVPDRGRIDVVTRQLIVKAEGTEMTKTHNWLFCPKEETLTADIDLKLPENVIDGSVRASISVLGDILGRALKNLDGMLKMPYGCGEQNMALLAPNIYILQYLKNTDQLTPAIKEKATNFLTSGYQRQLNYKHNNGAYSTFGTGQGNTWLTAFVLRSFAKAQSFIYIDPEKVQQTKIWLESIQRNNGCFEQLGRLFNNRMKGGVSDEVTLTAYVTATFLEMGISKDDAVVNKSLSCLRESASELDNIYTTALLAYVFTLTRDMEARAQLLEQLDKVSLKDGGFLHWSQSTTESSTSLSVEISSYVLLAKLSASPTTEDLGYTSRIVRWLTGQQNHYGGFSSTQDTVVALQALALYSTLVFSPEGSSTVTVQSPSSQMTFDVNQHNKLLYQEKTLQDVTGKYSLEVKGTTCAAMQISLHYNIPTPTDVTTLSVEVKPEATCSSTSARPKLTLKLKSLYRGEQLMTNMVILDIKMLSGFVPNPESLKKLKGAPLVDNVEQEEDHVLLYIRELPKIVAINHSLELIQEIPVQNLKPAVIKIYDYYQPSDQAEIEYTYPCA; this comes from the exons TCTCCTACAGTGCAGGATACAGAGGTGCAGACATTGGAGGTGGAGGTACGAAGCAACAGATATCACTCAAGAGAAGTCAGGAAAGTCATGTTCAAAGCCTATCGACCAATGACATTCATCCAAACAGATAAACCAATCTACCTTCCTGGACAAACAG TCAGTTTCAGAGTCCTTTCAATGGATACCAAGTTCAGACCTGTCAATAGTGTG TACAATATCATTGAAATTGAG GATCCTCAGAGCAACCGGATTGGACAGTGGCAGAATGAAACATCCGATAGTAAAATACTGCAGTTTTCTTACTCCTTGAACTCTGAGGCCCGTGAAGGAGTCTACCAAGTTATTGTGACGTCTGGTGAAGTCAAATTCTACCACAGGTTCAAAGTTGAGAAATATG TTTTGCCTAAATTTGATGTAACATTGAAAGTACCTGATGAAGTAAGTATTGAAGAGGAATACATCACAGTTGATGTATGTGCAAA GTACACATTTGGACAGCCTGTGCCAGGGAGTGTTAAATTTGAGATGTGCAGACCTTTGAGTCACTATTTTGGACATATTTATGAAATAACCCCTGAAGGGGGAGTCCCAGACATCGGTGCCCCATGCCACAAGGAGACAAAGCAG ATGGATAAGAAAGGCTGTGCCACTTTGACCATCAAGATGTCCACTTTCACAAAAATTGGCGAAAAGGCAGTGCAAGATGCTTTGGATATCAAAGcccaagtggaggaggaggggaccG GTATTTCACACCAACAAGGGAAAAGAACAATTATTTCCTATGTTCTTGGAAAGCTGTCATTTATTGACACACCCAAGATTTATGAGGAAGGATCAACTGTGGAAGGAAAA GTTAAAGCAGTATACCATAATGATACACCCATTGCTGACAAGCCACTCTACTTGTTTGAGGGACAACATTGGTTCCAAAAACAGCACCAGAATCTCACAACTGACAGCAATGGTATCGCTACTTTCTCATTCAGCCCAGCTACCTTCCAAAGGGACATCTACCTCACT ATCAGCACCGAACCAACACGGGCGTACACCCTGTATAGAACTCCATACTATGAGGCTGGAGAACACACATTGTCTTTGATGGAACAGGCATCCCCTGATACAAAGTCAGTGAGCTTCctggaggtgaagaagaaggatggaCCACTTCCCTGCGAGTCAGAAGAGGACATCTCCATTAAATACACTGTTGCTGGAGAGGCTCAGGGTTCTGCAGATTTGATGTATCTG ATCTTATCCAGAGGAGCCATTTTAATGCTGGGCTCTAAACAGATTCAAGTAGAAGATAAACCAG tgactGAGGGTGAGGTGTCCTTTAAGTTGAAAGTGTCTCCAGAGATGGCACCAGGGATTGTTGTAGTGGCTTATGCTATCCTCCCCAGTGAGACTGTGATGGCCCACAGTGCAGACATATCCACTGAGAAATGCTTCAGTCACAAG GTATTGCTGGAGTTTTCTCAATCTTCAGCTGTCCCAGGAGAGGAAAGCACCATGCAGTTGACGGCTCAGCCTGGTTCTCTGTGCGGTGTTAGTGCTGTCGACCAGAGCGTCCACATCAAGGAGCCAGGGAAGACTGTGAATGCAGACAAG attTTTGACTTATTGCCCGTCACAAAAGCATCCTATATTCCATATGAAGTTTTTGATTCTGaatcatgcatgcatgtgagaCCCAGAAGATATGTTTTCCCCAGACGTGACCGGACAGATGATGCTCATACAGTTTTCCAG AATAATGGGCTGAAGATGGCAACAAATGTATTTATCCGAGTGCCTACATGCCTCCAGTATAGAGGAAGAGAATACTACTACGGCCTATATGGTGAGTTTGTTtcgactttttttcttttgtatgaCGTTAACTGTGTCATTGCTACCATTcacttct GTGCTCCACCTGGACCAGACCGCTCTCTCGGCggtcttcctcctccaccaatAGTGACAGTCCGCTCTTTCTTCCCTGAGACTTGGATATGGGACCTGGTGGAAATTGG AGAGTCTGGAACAAAGGATGTTCCAGTCACTGTCCCAGACACCATCACCACCTGGGAGACGGAGGCTTTCTGTTTGTCCCCTCATGGTTTTGGCTTGGCTCCTCGTAAAGAGTTCACCGTCTTCCAGCCCTTCTTCCTCGAGCTCAGCTTGCCCTACTCAGTCATCCGGGGGGAGCAATTTGAACTAAAGGCAACCGTTTTCAGCTACCAGTCCAACTGCATGATG GTCACTGTGACTCCAGGCCCCTCCTTAGATTACAACCTCACTCCCCGCTCTGGTAACCAGTACACATCCTGTCTGTGTAACAGTGGAAGAAAAACTCTCACCTGGACCATGGTCCCTACGTCCTTAG GGGTTATGAACGTGACTGTGAGCGCTGAGGCTGTGGCTTCTCAGGTTTCATGTGACAATGAGATTGTGAGCGTTCCAGACAGAGGTCGCATTGATGTGGTAACACGACAACTCATTGTAAAG GCTGAGGGAACTGAGATGACAAAGACCCACAACTGGCTGTTCTGTCCTAAAG AGGAGACATTGACAGCGGATATAGATTTAAAACTCCCTGAGAACGTGATTGATGGATCTGTCCGTGCCTCAATATCAGTCCTGG GTGACATCCTGGGTCGGGCCTTGAAGAACCTGGATGGAATGCTGAAGATGCCGTATGGATGTGGGGAGCAGAACATGGCTCTCCTGGCTCCCAACATCTACATCCTCCAGTACCTGAAAaacacagatcagctgacccCGGCCATCAAGGAAAAGGCTACCAACTTCCTGACCAGTG GCTACCAGAGACAGTTGAACTACAAACATAACAATGGTGCTTACAGCACATTTGGAACAGGACAAGGGAACACTTG GTTGACTGCTTTTGTGCTGAGATCCTTTGCCAAAGCACAGTCTTTCATCTACATTGACCCAGAAAAGGTTCAACAGACTAAGATTTGGCTGGAGAGTATTCAACGCAATAATGGCTGTTTTGAACAGTTAGGAAGACTCTTCAATAACAGAATGAAG GGCGGTGTGTCTGATGAAGTGACTCTCACTGCTTACGTCACTGCTACCTTCTTGGAGATGGGCATTTCCAAAGAT GATGCTGTGGTGAATAAGAGCCTGTCTTGCCTCAGGGAGTCCGCCAGTGAACTGGATAACATCTACACTACAGCTCTGCTGGCGTATGTCTTCACCTTGACTCGAGACATGGAGGCTCGAGCTCAACTTCTGGAGCAACTAGACAAGGTTTCATTAAAAGATG GGGGTTTCCTCCACTGGTCTCAGTCAACAACAGAATCATCaacctctctgtctgtggaGATCAGCTCCTATGTGCTGCTGGCTAAACTCAGTGCCTCCCCTACTACTGAAGACCTGGGCTACACCAGCCGCATCGTCAGATGGCTGACAGGGCAGCAGAACCATTACGGAGGCTTCTCCTCTACACAG GACACAGTGGTAGCGCTTCAGGCTCTGGCTCTCTACTCCACTCTGGTGTTCAGTCCAGAGGGTTCAAGCACAGTGACAGTTCAGTCTCCCAGTAGCCAGATGACATTTGATGTGAACCAGCACAACAAACTGCTCTACCAGGAGAAGACACTGCAGGATGTGACAGGAAAGTACAGTCTGGAGGTGAAAGGAACAACATGTGCTGCAATGCAG ATTTCTCTTCATTATAATATCCCAACTCCTACTGATGTTACTACTCTGAGTGTTGAGGTAAAACCAGAGGCCACCTGCTCCAGCACATCCGCCAGACCTAAACTCACTCTGAAGCTAAAATCACT CTATAGGGGAGAGCAGTTAATGACAAACATGGTGATCCTGGACATCAAAATGCTCTCTGGATTTGTCCCAAATCCAGAGTCTTTGAAGAAG CTCAAAGGTGCTCCGCTGGTGGATAATGTTGAACAAGAGGAAGATCATGTTCTTTTGTACATACGGGAG TTACCAAAGATCGTGGCCATCAACCACAGCTTAGAGCTCATACAGGAGATCCCTGTGCAGAACCTAAAGCCAGCCGTGATCAAGATCTATGACTACTATCAGCCAA gTGACCAAGCTGAGATAGAATACACCTACCCCTGTGCTTAA